In Polynucleobacter ibericus, a genomic segment contains:
- the yihA gene encoding ribosome biogenesis GTP-binding protein YihA/YsxC → MSKLFQARFATTVNDTHCLPATPLREVAFAGRSNAGKSSALNVLCNQKRLAFASKTPGRTQHINYFGVFAKDDLLAYLVDLPGYGYAAVNHETKYHWNALLSDYLQEREQLVGMILIVDSRRGITDLDEQMIQWFVPTGKPIHVLLSKCDKLNKSECKHALEAVIKRLQQYDPALPDGTGDSKQLTAQLFSSTKRIGLEEADNLIIKWLFEAETPENEITS, encoded by the coding sequence ATGTCTAAACTCTTTCAAGCCCGATTCGCCACCACAGTCAATGACACCCATTGCCTGCCTGCCACACCGCTGCGAGAAGTAGCCTTTGCTGGCCGCTCAAATGCGGGCAAATCTAGTGCGCTAAATGTCCTGTGCAACCAAAAAAGGCTCGCTTTTGCCAGTAAAACCCCTGGTCGCACCCAACATATCAACTATTTTGGGGTTTTTGCTAAAGACGATCTTTTGGCCTACTTGGTGGATTTGCCTGGCTATGGCTATGCTGCAGTCAATCATGAGACGAAATACCACTGGAACGCCCTTTTAAGCGACTATCTCCAAGAGCGAGAGCAGTTGGTAGGCATGATCCTGATTGTGGACTCTAGACGTGGTATCACCGATCTGGACGAACAAATGATTCAATGGTTTGTGCCAACAGGTAAGCCAATTCATGTTTTGCTGAGCAAATGCGATAAATTGAATAAAAGCGAGTGCAAACACGCCCTTGAAGCTGTTATCAAGCGACTGCAGCAATATGACCCGGCATTGCCTGATGGTACGGGCGACTCCAAACAACTTACGGCACAATTGTTTTCAAGCACTAAGCGCATTGGCCTTGAAGAGGCAGATAATTTAATCATTAAATGGCTATTTGAAGCAGAAACTCCTGAAAATGAAATCACCAGCTAA
- the hemB gene encoding porphobilinogen synthase, with translation MKSPANSLLNFPGHRPRRMRRDDWSRRLMQENSVSVNDLIYPVFLLEGQGKSEAVSSMPGVNRVSLDLLFPVAQECVDLGIPVLALFPVIDAALKTPDGKEAFNPKGLIPTAVCELKKRFPNLGIMTDVALDPYTSHGQDGVLDEQGRILNDETTAILVQQAITQAEAGVDIVAPSDMMDGRIGKIREALEQKKLIHTRIMAYSAKYASAFYGPFRDAVGSAKNLGKADKKTYQMDCANGDEALREVALDISEGADMVMVKPGMPYLDIVRRVREEFNYPTYAYQVSGEYAMLKAAAQNGWLDHDAVMMESLLAFKRAGADGVLTYFALEAARLIKAANK, from the coding sequence ATGAAATCACCAGCTAACTCTTTGCTTAATTTTCCCGGACATCGTCCTCGGCGTATGCGTCGCGATGATTGGTCGCGTCGTCTGATGCAAGAAAACAGTGTTTCTGTAAATGATTTGATCTACCCCGTCTTTTTGCTAGAAGGCCAAGGCAAGTCGGAAGCAGTTAGCTCTATGCCTGGCGTCAATCGCGTATCTTTAGATTTACTTTTTCCAGTTGCGCAAGAATGCGTAGATTTAGGCATTCCAGTTCTGGCGCTTTTCCCAGTAATCGATGCCGCATTAAAAACACCTGATGGTAAAGAAGCGTTTAACCCAAAAGGTCTTATTCCAACTGCTGTTTGCGAACTCAAAAAACGTTTTCCTAACCTAGGAATCATGACCGATGTTGCGCTTGATCCTTATACAAGCCATGGTCAAGATGGAGTGCTCGATGAACAAGGTCGCATTCTCAACGATGAGACAACTGCGATATTGGTACAACAGGCAATCACTCAAGCTGAAGCTGGGGTAGATATCGTTGCACCATCAGACATGATGGATGGTCGCATCGGAAAAATTCGTGAAGCGCTTGAGCAAAAGAAATTGATTCACACTCGCATCATGGCGTATTCAGCCAAATATGCCTCTGCTTTTTATGGACCTTTCCGGGATGCAGTAGGCTCCGCTAAGAACCTAGGTAAGGCCGATAAAAAAACGTATCAGATGGACTGTGCCAATGGTGACGAGGCTTTGCGGGAGGTTGCGCTTGATATAAGCGAAGGTGCTGATATGGTCATGGTCAAACCAGGTATGCCTTACTTGGACATCGTTCGTCGCGTACGAGAAGAGTTTAATTACCCCACGTACGCTTACCAAGTCAGCGGTGAATACGCCATGCTTAAAGCTGCCGCACAAAATGGTTGGTTAGATCATGATGCTGTCATGATGGAATCACTGCTGGCATTTAAGCGTGCAGGCGCTGATGGAGTTCTTACTTATTTCGCTC
- a CDS encoding shikimate kinase — protein sequence MNSSTNNIFLIGLMGAGKSTVGKVLAKKLGRRFLDADHVIEDRCGVKIPVIFEMEGEEGFRKREAQAIREITAEQNIILATGGGAILLPENRQALSERGTVIYLHANPMELWHRTKGGEGRPLLKNGDAKKILENLYAIRDPLYREIANHVIETGKPSVNQLVNTLIMQLELSA from the coding sequence GTGAACTCTTCGACAAACAATATCTTTCTGATCGGCCTGATGGGCGCCGGGAAGTCGACCGTCGGTAAAGTCTTGGCAAAAAAATTGGGTCGTCGCTTTCTGGACGCTGACCATGTTATCGAAGATCGCTGTGGTGTAAAAATCCCCGTCATTTTTGAAATGGAAGGCGAGGAGGGTTTTCGTAAAAGAGAGGCGCAAGCCATTCGTGAAATTACTGCTGAGCAAAACATTATTTTGGCTACTGGTGGTGGTGCAATTCTGTTACCTGAAAATCGTCAGGCCTTAAGCGAGCGCGGTACCGTCATTTATCTTCATGCAAATCCAATGGAGCTTTGGCATCGCACTAAAGGTGGCGAGGGACGACCCCTACTCAAAAATGGTGATGCTAAAAAAATCCTGGAGAATTTATATGCCATTCGCGACCCCCTTTACCGCGAAATCGCCAATCATGTGATTGAGACTGGCAAACCCAGCGTTAATCAACTAGTTAATACTTTAATTATGCAGCTTGAACTTTCCGCTTAA
- the cyaY gene encoding iron donor protein CyaY, whose translation MNPNSSGVETIDDKQFYQLGSNLLQSIEVALEAADDALDLDLDIERQGGNVINIRFKDKSVIVVNTQPPLHEIWVAAKSGGYHYRWAGTVAKPLWLDTKTGKELLSDLTEFASAQAGLPVKISLI comes from the coding sequence ATGAATCCAAATAGCTCCGGCGTAGAAACCATTGATGACAAGCAGTTTTACCAACTAGGAAGTAATTTATTGCAGTCTATCGAGGTGGCATTAGAGGCTGCTGACGATGCATTGGATCTTGATTTAGATATCGAGCGCCAAGGTGGAAATGTCATCAACATTCGTTTTAAGGACAAAAGCGTCATCGTGGTGAATACTCAGCCCCCCTTGCATGAGATTTGGGTTGCAGCGAAGTCGGGCGGATACCACTATCGTTGGGCTGGCACTGTAGCAAAACCGCTGTGGCTCGATACTAAAACCGGTAAAGAGCTCCTGAGTGATCTAACTGAGTTTGCGAGTGCCCAGGCAGGCCTGCCCGTCAAAATTAGCTTGATTTAA
- a CDS encoding c-type cytochrome, whose product MRQTSQISKLTSLRAGFAAFSIFALIGVSGTVFAADAAPAAPAAEAKAAVLGKPKVDVAAGEALYSSGDASRGVTACITCHGPKGQSAIGTWPKLSAQHAAYTAKQLKNFKEGTRANPVMMGMSATLTEQDMQNIAAYLVKQPVSLGVAQNKETIELGQSIYRGGIAAKGVPACASCHSPTGAGIPSQYPRLNGQWADYSYAQLVAFGNGTRKNGPMMTTIAGKMSDLEMKAVSDYIAGLR is encoded by the coding sequence ATGCGTCAAACCTCTCAAATCTCCAAATTAACTAGCTTACGTGCTGGTTTTGCGGCTTTCTCTATTTTCGCTCTGATTGGCGTTTCTGGCACAGTTTTTGCTGCTGATGCGGCTCCAGCCGCCCCTGCTGCTGAAGCTAAAGCTGCCGTCCTAGGCAAGCCAAAAGTTGATGTCGCTGCTGGCGAGGCTCTTTACTCTAGTGGCGACGCTAGTCGTGGCGTGACAGCTTGTATTACTTGCCACGGACCTAAAGGTCAAAGCGCAATTGGCACATGGCCTAAGCTATCTGCTCAGCATGCTGCTTACACAGCTAAGCAGTTGAAAAACTTTAAAGAAGGTACTCGTGCTAACCCGGTCATGATGGGTATGTCTGCAACCCTGACCGAGCAAGATATGCAAAACATTGCAGCGTACTTGGTCAAGCAACCTGTTTCCTTAGGTGTTGCTCAAAATAAAGAAACAATTGAATTGGGTCAAAGTATTTATCGCGGCGGCATTGCAGCTAAAGGCGTTCCAGCTTGTGCTTCCTGCCATAGCCCAACGGGTGCTGGCATTCCCTCACAGTACCCACGATTAAATGGACAATGGGCTGATTATTCATACGCACAATTAGTTGCATTTGGTAATGGCACTCGTAAGAATGGTCCAATGATGACTACTATTGCAGGCAAGATGTCAGACTTAGAAATGAAAGCAGTTTCTGATTACATCGCTGGTTTGCGTTAA
- the aroB gene encoding 3-dehydroquinate synthase, producing MKTLEVDLGNRSYPIYIGTDLIDQASLFSACEKATSIYIVSNTTVAPLYAERLTKTLNIFGKPVRTIVLPDGESYKDWKNLQLIFDDLLKFGADRQTMLVALGGGVIGDMTGFAAASFMRGIRFIQVPTTLLAQVDSSVGGKTGINHPLGKNMIGAFHQPAAVIADLNTLKTLPPRELSAGLAEVIKHGAIADAQFLDWIEANATALLACDTEAMGHAVLRSCEIKSAVVSADEREGGIRATLNFGHTFGHAIEAGMGYGEWLHGEAVGCGMVLGADLSRRLNYISEADVLRLTNIIQSMNLPIKPPKFGAERYMELMQVDKKTEGGQIRYVVLEKIGKAQIQSVADAQVIETLSATGAT from the coding sequence ATGAAAACACTTGAAGTTGATCTCGGCAATCGCAGCTATCCAATTTATATCGGTACAGATCTGATTGATCAAGCAAGCTTATTTAGTGCCTGTGAAAAAGCGACCTCTATCTACATTGTTAGCAACACTACAGTTGCGCCACTCTATGCTGAGCGCCTTACAAAGACCCTTAATATCTTTGGCAAGCCGGTTAGAACAATTGTTCTGCCTGACGGTGAGTCTTATAAAGACTGGAAAAACCTCCAACTGATTTTTGATGATCTTTTAAAGTTTGGTGCTGATCGCCAAACGATGTTGGTAGCTTTGGGTGGTGGAGTGATCGGCGATATGACAGGCTTTGCTGCAGCGAGCTTTATGCGCGGCATTCGCTTTATTCAAGTACCCACCACATTACTGGCTCAAGTGGACTCATCAGTTGGTGGCAAGACTGGCATCAATCATCCCTTAGGTAAAAACATGATTGGCGCCTTTCATCAGCCCGCTGCAGTGATTGCTGATCTCAACACTTTAAAAACACTCCCTCCAAGAGAGCTTTCTGCAGGTCTTGCTGAAGTAATCAAACACGGCGCTATTGCAGATGCTCAATTTTTAGATTGGATTGAAGCTAATGCAACAGCATTATTAGCCTGTGATACAGAAGCTATGGGTCATGCGGTTTTACGTTCTTGCGAAATTAAATCTGCAGTTGTTTCTGCCGATGAAAGAGAAGGCGGTATTCGTGCGACCCTAAACTTTGGTCACACCTTTGGTCATGCAATTGAAGCCGGTATGGGCTATGGTGAATGGTTACACGGTGAGGCAGTGGGTTGCGGAATGGTACTTGGCGCAGACTTATCCCGTCGCCTGAATTACATTAGCGAAGCTGATGTTCTGCGCCTCACCAACATTATTCAATCCATGAACTTACCGATTAAGCCACCGAAGTTTGGTGCTGAACGCTATATGGAGCTCATGCAGGTTGATAAAAAAACTGAGGGTGGGCAAATCCGTTATGTTGTTTTAGAAAAAATCGGTAAAGCCCAGATTCAAAGCGTAGCTGATGCTCAAGTCATTGAAACACTAAGCGCTACTGGCGCGACTTAA
- the lysA gene encoding diaminopimelate decarboxylase produces the protein MTSTAIPLPKLSGFTERNGDWYAEEIPLADLAKEFGTPLYIYSKKALTEAYQAYDKACVDQQGKRRARVHYAMKANSNLAVIDCFKKLGAGFDLVSGGELARALAIGADPKSLVFAGVGKSSIEIASALQAGVKCINVESIAELHQINRVATKLNCRAPISLRVNPDVDAQTHPYISTGLKGNKFGIAYHEVLKTYREASQLSQIDVVGIDCHIGSQITTTAPYLDALDKVLDLAAQLKEEGIVIHHLDLGGGLGISYSDETPPDITEFTNTLLNRVAERGFGHLDIVLEPGRSLVGNAGVLLTTVEYLKPGAEKNFCIVDAAMTELMRPALYEAHHGIVPVQEKVVKALTYDVVGPVCESGDWLGRDRHLAVEEGDLLAILSTGAYGFVMASNYNTRPKPAEIMVDGKNAYVIRTREKTSDLFSSETVLPS, from the coding sequence ATGACAAGCACAGCAATTCCCCTTCCTAAGTTATCCGGTTTTACCGAGCGTAATGGCGATTGGTATGCCGAAGAAATTCCACTCGCAGATTTAGCAAAAGAATTTGGGACTCCGCTCTATATCTATAGCAAAAAAGCGCTGACTGAAGCTTATCAAGCCTACGATAAAGCCTGTGTTGATCAACAAGGCAAGCGACGTGCTCGCGTGCACTACGCCATGAAAGCCAATAGCAATTTAGCGGTAATTGATTGCTTCAAAAAACTCGGTGCTGGATTTGATTTAGTGAGTGGCGGTGAATTAGCACGCGCCTTAGCAATTGGCGCAGACCCAAAAAGTTTAGTGTTTGCCGGCGTTGGTAAATCCTCCATCGAGATCGCTTCGGCCTTGCAGGCTGGGGTTAAATGCATCAATGTTGAATCAATTGCGGAGCTTCACCAGATCAATCGCGTTGCTACTAAGCTCAATTGCCGTGCGCCCATTTCTTTGCGCGTTAATCCAGATGTGGATGCACAGACCCACCCGTATATTTCTACTGGATTAAAGGGCAACAAATTTGGCATTGCCTACCACGAGGTTTTGAAAACCTATCGCGAAGCTTCACAACTCTCTCAAATTGATGTTGTGGGTATTGATTGTCACATTGGTTCGCAGATCACTACTACTGCACCGTATTTAGATGCTTTAGATAAGGTGCTTGATCTTGCAGCGCAATTGAAAGAAGAAGGCATTGTTATTCACCATCTAGATTTAGGTGGTGGCCTCGGAATTTCTTATAGCGACGAGACTCCTCCAGACATTACCGAGTTTACAAATACCCTCTTGAATCGGGTTGCTGAACGTGGCTTTGGTCATTTAGATATCGTCCTTGAGCCAGGCAGGTCCTTAGTCGGCAACGCTGGTGTGCTGCTCACAACCGTAGAGTATTTAAAGCCTGGTGCTGAAAAGAACTTTTGTATTGTTGATGCGGCGATGACTGAACTAATGCGCCCCGCCTTGTATGAGGCGCACCACGGCATAGTGCCCGTACAAGAGAAGGTGGTAAAAGCGTTAACGTACGATGTCGTTGGTCCCGTTTGTGAATCCGGTGACTGGCTTGGCCGAGATCGCCATCTAGCCGTTGAGGAAGGTGATCTTCTTGCCATTCTGTCTACAGGTGCTTATGGCTTTGTGATGGCCTCAAACTACAACACGCGCCCGAAGCCTGCAGAGATCATGGTTGATGGGAAAAATGCCTACGTTATTCGCACCCGTGAAAAAACATCTGATTTGTTTTCTTCCGAAACCGTTTTACCAAGTTAA
- a CDS encoding secretin and TonB N-terminal domain-containing protein encodes MKLYTSCIWKYLKHFNTCLLVLIFLSSNTAGGNPPSQDHFLTPISLQFTDIEITELLQALAKLGNTNFLLSESITGKISIDLRNTPWQTALHSILASRGLRLVRNGEIYWIGPHAEIQAFQKYRREDAALPFGGDHINSPRQILIEARIVEADERFARELGVKLGYQANGIGGKPDQKLSGNMDLGGAGLSGFNPATMAATLVSKNASRILQAELSALESEGQGKILSNPRIMTGDQVKATIEQGTELPYQTSNQNGSKLQFRKANLRLEVLPKIHPDGKISMLVGINKDTVGMKTEQGYAIDTKSLSSEVTVENGGTAIIGGIFQTTERQDEVKIPLLGDIPLIGHFFRHKSKLQDKTELLVFLTPTVLDKP; translated from the coding sequence ATGAAGCTCTACACAAGTTGCATCTGGAAATACTTAAAACACTTCAACACATGCTTGCTAGTTTTGATATTTTTATCAAGCAATACGGCAGGAGGAAATCCACCGTCGCAAGATCATTTTCTGACTCCTATCAGCCTGCAATTCACTGATATTGAAATTACAGAACTTCTACAAGCATTGGCCAAATTGGGAAATACCAATTTTTTATTGAGCGAGTCGATTACAGGAAAGATTTCGATAGATCTCAGAAATACTCCTTGGCAAACAGCGCTCCACTCTATTTTGGCTAGCCGCGGATTAAGGCTCGTACGGAATGGAGAAATCTATTGGATTGGGCCCCATGCAGAAATCCAGGCCTTTCAGAAATACCGGCGGGAAGATGCTGCACTTCCTTTTGGTGGCGATCACATTAATAGCCCTAGGCAAATTCTCATAGAAGCGCGCATAGTCGAAGCAGATGAGCGCTTTGCCAGAGAACTAGGAGTCAAGCTTGGATACCAAGCTAATGGCATTGGCGGCAAGCCAGACCAAAAACTGAGCGGTAATATGGATTTAGGTGGTGCTGGATTAAGCGGCTTTAATCCAGCTACTATGGCCGCAACCCTCGTCTCAAAAAATGCTAGCCGCATTCTTCAAGCAGAACTTTCTGCCTTGGAATCTGAGGGTCAGGGAAAAATTCTCTCCAATCCCCGCATCATGACTGGTGACCAAGTAAAGGCCACGATTGAACAGGGCACTGAACTCCCCTACCAAACTTCCAACCAAAATGGCAGTAAATTGCAATTCAGAAAAGCAAATCTGCGTCTTGAGGTACTTCCTAAAATCCATCCAGATGGAAAGATTTCAATGCTGGTGGGCATTAATAAAGATACTGTAGGCATGAAAACAGAGCAAGGTTATGCGATTGATACCAAAAGCTTGAGCTCAGAGGTCACCGTTGAAAACGGCGGGACAGCCATTATTGGCGGCATCTTCCAAACAACTGAGCGTCAAGATGAAGTCAAAATCCCCTTACTGGGCGATATACCCCTCATTGGTCATTTTTTTCGCCATAAATCCAAATTACAAGATAAAACTGAGCTACTTGTCTTTTTAACTCCGACCGTTCTCGACAAACCCTAA
- the lptM gene encoding LPS translocon maturation chaperone LptM, translating into MIAILNRTLCFSLLISLVGCGVRGPLFMPNVPPVPPAPTEPEPKGKLYPPQTPASPSNSSSAK; encoded by the coding sequence ATGATAGCGATTCTTAATAGAACCCTCTGCTTTAGCCTTTTAATATCCCTTGTAGGGTGCGGGGTAAGAGGGCCGCTATTTATGCCAAATGTACCGCCAGTTCCACCGGCTCCTACAGAGCCAGAACCAAAAGGCAAGCTCTATCCACCCCAAACTCCCGCTAGCCCAAGCAATTCCTCATCGGCCAAGTAA